A DNA window from Onthophagus taurus isolate NC chromosome 1, IU_Otau_3.0, whole genome shotgun sequence contains the following coding sequences:
- the LOC111415578 gene encoding coiled-coil domain-containing protein 38-like — protein MENLEVIPEKFREKKAMLKVTLVEKPERKKIKIKPKPEPKIRAKTALQKIFGNKNVVKDHYFSQGTGINDDNQRDILHEPSPFVYPEPLETYSYKTMARAWNDKQRIKELKLKCNERNNYTSRQNLDMLNRLYVKEPGTQSMKTILDIDPDFFTIVEGRTIGEKWNIREYVHDLRESLRARVVAGYREDEVLLIEENFMEEQRILDEIKGNYQKYVDTFEAFLSHDHQTSMELIRQAERETNKSYERYEAFRELSKDYGALKAAVYNLEEKWRNCKMYQKFLYMVSPMHWRKIHDYYHLKQNASHLSLVETESCVFEKYRQHTGWETNTLENMIETFLEDCRTQTDPVLYFKEPYELLKVFRFIELQNLNSLLHSEELAIPLEKIRESMHLAEKKYNEQINAVQDIIDSLSGEILWEEQRAKFLEELAMELINGEFRKLISDEEILNLYVFVEDVYEARVAPNDASLGVSDMMKAIEMKYRYYILQLDQLPEDKVRKAETECYHEEARVMKIAIDASRKVVQVENMFNMLQRVMRPPFEKTRRRFPYRTPPLHKAKTAKVTKKHHTGDDSEYLELFTDYCKYTDEVTDYEIDEAVNNLVRNFDNEDD, from the exons atggaaaatcttGAAGTGATACCCGAAAAATTTCGGGAGAAAAAAGCGATGCTTAAGGTAACTTTAGTTGAAAAACCTGAAAGAAAGAAGATTAAGATAAAACCGAAACCGGAACCAAAGATTAGAGCAAAAACGGctcttcaaaaaattttcggtaaCAAAAACGTAGTTAAAGATCATTACTTTTCACAAGGAACCGGAATAAACGATGATAACCAACGAGATATTCTTCACGAACCTTCTCCTTTTGTTTATCCGGAACCTTTAGAAACATATTCTTATAAAACGATGGCGAGAGCGTGGAACGATAAACAAAGAATAaaagaattgaaattaaagtgTAACGAAAGGAATAATTATACATCCAGACAAAATTTGGATATGTTAAATCGGTTATATGTTAAAGAACCGGGTACGCAGAGCATGAAAACAATTTTGGATATAGATCCGGATTTTTTTACGATCGTTGAAGGTCGAACGATTGGGGAAAAATGGAATATTCGTGAATACGTACACGACCTACGCGAATCGTTACGAGCGAGAGTTGTTGCTGGGTATCGTGAAGATGAAGTTCttttaattgaagaaaatttCATGGAAGAACAAAGAATTTTAGACGAAATCAAaggaaattatcaaaaatacgTGGATACTTTCGAAGCGTTTCTTTCACACGACCATCAAACTTCAATGGAATTAATAAGGCAAGCCGAAAGAGAAACGAACAAGTCTTACGAAAGGTACGAAGCTTTTCGTGAACTGAGTAAAGATTACGGAGCTTTAAAAGCTGCCGTTTacaatttagaagaaaaatggCGTAATTGTAAAATGTATCAAAAGTTCTTGTACATGGTTAGTCCTATGCATTGGAGGAAAATTCACGATTACtatcatttaaaacaaaatgcttCTCATTTAAGTTTGGTCGAAACAGAAAGTtgcgtttttgaaaaatacaggCAACACACAGGATGGGAAAccaacactttggaaaatatGATTGAAACGTTTTTAGAAGATTGCAGAACTCAAACAGATCcggttttatattttaaagaacCATACGAATTATTGAAAGTGTTCAGATTTATTGAgttgcaaaatttaaattcgttattacATTCTGAAGAATTAGCTATTCCATTGGAGAAAATTCGAGAAAGTATGCATTTGGCAGAAAAGAAGTATAATGAACAAATAAATGCAGTACAAGATATCATCGACAGTTTAAGTGGCGAGATTTT GTGGGAAGAGCAACGTGCGAAATTCCTTGAAGAACTCGCAATGGAATTGATTAACGGCGAATtcagaaaattaatttctgaCGAAGAAATCTTAAATTTGTACGTATTCGTTGAAGATGTTTACGAAGCAAGAGTTGCTCCGAACGACGCCAGTTTAGGAGTCAGCGACATGATGAAAGCCATCGAAATGAAGTATCGTTACTACATACTTCAACTCGACCAGCTTCCGGAGGACAAAGTTCGAAAAGCTGAAAccgagtgttaccatgaaGAGGCGAGGGTTATGAAGATTGCTATTGATGCCTCTAGAAAAGTGGTGCAAGTGGAAAATATGTTCAATATGTTACAGAGAGTGATGAGGCCGCCGTTTGAGAAGACTAGAAGAC gTTTTCCTTATAGAACCCCTCCTCTTCATAAAGCCAAAACAGCTAAGGTAACTAAAAAACATCATACTGGTGATGACAGTGAATATTTAGAATTATTCACTGATTACTGTAAATACACGGATGAAGTAACAGATTATGAGATAGATGAAGCTGTGAATAATTTGGTGAGAAATTTCGATAATGAGGATGATTAA